In the genome of Rhodamnia argentea isolate NSW1041297 chromosome 3, ASM2092103v1, whole genome shotgun sequence, one region contains:
- the LOC115750347 gene encoding RNA polymerase II C-terminal domain phosphatase-like 1 isoform X2: protein MYKSVVFHGEELLGEVEIYLQQLNRDGGEEESCYQSRKEKAKMVENVVKERVRIDHLSLPSERCPPLAVLHTVAASGICFKMESKSSLSRDSALSLLHSSCTRDSKTAVMPLGEEELHLVAMYSRNGDGRHPCFWGFCVPSGLYSSCLVMLNLRCLGIVFDLDETLIVANTMRSFEDRIEALQRKINTESDPQRISGMIAEVKRYQDDKTILKQYVDNDQVVENGKVIKVQYESVPALSDNTPPFVRPLIRLPEKNIILTRINPLIRDTSVLVRLRPAWEELRSYLTARGRKRFEVYVCTMAERDYALEMWRLLDPESNLIQSKEVLERIVCVKSGSRKSLFDVFQNGICHPKMALVIDDRLKVWDEKDQPRVHVVPAFAPYYAPQAEANSAVPVLCVARNVACNVRGGFFKEFDEGLLQRISEVAYEDDTRDIPSPPDVSNYLVSEDDTSALNGNKDPLSSDGMAGAEVERTLKDVIPASIVSSAITNLDPRILVSLQNALASSASTIPLSTSQTTASAFPNMQFPEATSLVKKFGQASPAEQSMQSSPAREEGEVPESELDPDTRRRLLILQHGQDNRDQVPGDPPFPVRPPIQVSAPRAQSHGTWFPVEEEMSPRRLTRSVPKEYPLDSEMHIDKHRPHHPSLFPNVENSIPPERTVHESHRLPKEGHGRDDRLKLNYSFSTYHSISGEENSLSRTSTTGRDFDSESGRPIPTREAPAVVLQEIAMKCGAKVEFRQALLPSMDLQFSIEAWFAGEQVGKGIGRTRREAQHEAAEGSLRHLADMYMMKRAKSDPASRQADGNRLSPASENGYFGSVYSFGNQPLPKEDPVPYATTVEPSRFPDPRFEGPKNSMGSVSALKELCMMEGLGVVFQAPPHLTTNAMQNKEVHVEVKIEGQVLGTGIGLTWDEAEIQAAERALGSLRPMLGQLTPKRPGSPRLLQGIPSKRLKSDFPRVLPRMPSSARYPKNAPAVP, encoded by the exons ATGTACAAATCAGTGGTGTTTCATGGGGAGGAGTTGTTGGGGGAGGTAGAGATTTATCTGCAACAGCTGAACAGAgatggaggagaagaagagagttGTTACCAGAGTAGAAAGGAGAAGGCCAAAATGGTGGAGAATGTGGTGAAGGAGAGAGTCAGGATTGATCACCTGTCTCTGCCCAGTGAGAGGTGCCCTCCACTTGCAGTGCTTCACACCGTTGCTGCTAGTGGGATTTGCTTCAAAATGGAGTCCAAATCCTCCCTGTCACGAGACTCGGCGCTCTCCCTTTTGCACTCCTCCTGTACCAGAGACAGCAAG ACTGCAGTGATGCCACTTGGAGAAGAGGAACTTCACTTGGTTGCCATGTACTCCCGAAATGGTGATGGAAGACATCCATGCTTTTGGGGGTTTTGTGTCCCGTCGGGACTTTATAGTTCTTGTCTTGTCATGCTTAATCTGAGGTGTCTTGGGATTGTATTTGACCTTGATGAAACACTCATTGTTGCAAATACCATGCGATCCTTCGAGGATAGGATTGAGGCTCTCCAACGCAAAATAAATACCGAGTCAGATCCGCAACGGATTTCTGGTATGATTGCAGAGGTGAAGAGGTATCAGGACGATAAGACGATTCTTAAGCAGTATGTCGACAATGATCAGGTTGTTGAGAATGGAAAAGTGATCAAAGTTCAGTATGAGAGTGTCCCCGCGTTATCTGACAACACCCCACCTTTTGTTCGTCCGCTTATACGGCTGCcagagaaaaatattattctgaCCCGCATTAATCCGCTG ATTCGCGATACAAGTGTTCTTGTAAGGTTGAGACCTGCATGGGAGGAACTTCGGAGTTACTTAACTGCTAGAGGGCGCAAGCGCTTTGAGGTTTATGTTTGCACTATGGCTGAAAGAGATTATGCTTTGGAAATGTGGAGGCTTCTTGATCCAGAGTCAAACTTGATACAGTCAAAAGAAGTTCTGGAGCGCATTGTGTGTGTTAAGTCTG GTTCAAGGAAATCACTGTTTGATGTGTTTCAAAATGGGATATGCCATCCAAAAATGGCGTTGGTGATTGATGACCGTTTGAAAGTTTGGGATGAGAAAGACCAACCTCGAGTTCATGTTGTTCCTGCATTTGCCCCATATTATGCTCCCCAAGCTGAG GCAAATAGTGCTGTTCCAGTATTGTGTGTTGCAAGAAATGTTGCTTGTAATGTTAGAGGTGGCTTTTTCAA AGAATTTGACGAGGGTCTTCTACAAAGAATTTCAGAAGTTGCATATGAAGATGACACAAGAGATATCCCTTCTCCTCCTGACGTGAGCAACTATTTAGTTTCTGAG GATGACACTTCTGCCTTGAATGGAAATAAAGATCCACTTTCTTCGGACGGAATGGCAGGTGCTGAGGTCGAAAGAACATTGAAG GATGTAATTCCAGCTTCAATCGTGTCTTCAGCAATTACTAATTTGGATCCAAGGATACTTGTGTCTCTTCAGAATGCACTTGCATCTTCCGCAAGCACAATACCTTTGTCGACATCTCAGACAACAGCTTCTGCCTTTCCCAATATGCAGTTTCCTGAAGCTACCTCATTAGTTAAAAAATTTGGCCAGGCTAGTCCTGCAGAGCAGAGCATGCAGAGTTCGCCTGCTAGGGAAGAGGGTGAGGTGCCAGAGTCGGAATTAGATCCTGACACCAGGAGGCGGCTGCTCATATTGCAACACGGGCAAGATAATAGGGATCAAGTTCCTGGCGATCCTCCATTTCCTGTGAGACCTCCAATTCAAGTATCTGCTCCAAGGGCGCAGTCACATGGAACCTGGTTTCCGGTGGAAGAAGAGATGAGTCCTAGGCGACTAACCAGATCAGTTCCGAAAGAATATCCATTAGATTCTGAAATGCATATTGACAAGCATCGACCTCATCATCCGTCCCTTTTTCCCAATGTGGAGAATTCCATTCCTCCTGAAAGAACTGTTCATGAAAGTCATAGATTGCCAAAAGAG GGACATGGTAGAGATGACAGACTAAAGCTAAACTATTCTTTTTCCACTTATCATTCTATCTCTG GTGAGGAAAATTCTTTGAGTCGCACATCAACAACTGGTCGAGATTTCGACTCTGAATCGGGGCGACCCATACCAACTAGAGAAGCTCCAGCTGTTGTTTTACAGGAAATTGCAATGAAGTGTGGAGCAAAG GTGGAGTTCAGACAGGCTTTGCTTCCAAGCATGGATCTGCAGTTTTCTATAGAG GCTTGGTTTGCGGGAGAGCAGGTTGGCAAAGGGATTGGTAGAACAAGAAGAGAAGCCCAACACGAGGCTGCTGAAGGTTCACTGAGGCATTTGGCTG ATATGTACATGATGAAGCGGGCAAAGTCCGATCCTGCTTCCAGACAAGCAGATGGAAATCGGCTATCACCAGCAAGTGAGAATGGATATTTCGGCAGTGTTTACTCTTTTGGGAATCAGCCGTTGCCCAAAGAGGATCCTGTTCCTTATGCTACTACAGTCGAGCCATCAAGATTTCCAGACCCGAGATTTGAGGGCCCCAAAAATTCAATGGGCTCTGTTTCCGCCCTTAAAGAATTG TGCATGATGGAGGGTCTTGGTGTGGTCTTCCAAGCGCCACCACATCTGACAACAAATGCCATGCAGAATAAGGAGGTTCATGTGGAG GTCAAAATCGAGGGGCAGGTTTTGGGGACGGGAATTGGCTTGACATGGGATGAAGCTGAGATACAA GCTGCTGAGAGGGCTCTTGGATCGTTAAGGCCAATGCTCGGTCAATTAACTCCAAAACGTCCTGGCTCCCCCAG ATTGTTGCAAGGGATACCGAGTAAACGACTCAAGTCGGACTTCCCGAGAGTTTTGCCACGGATGCCCTCTTCAGCCAGATACCCCAAGAATGCCCCTGCTGTTCCCTAG
- the LOC115750347 gene encoding RNA polymerase II C-terminal domain phosphatase-like 1 isoform X1, whose amino-acid sequence MYKSVVFHGEELLGEVEIYLQQLNRDGGEEESCYQSRKEKAKMVENVVKERVRIDHLSLPSERCPPLAVLHTVAASGICFKMESKSSLSRDSALSLLHSSCTRDSKTAVMPLGEEELHLVAMYSRNGDGRHPCFWGFCVPSGLYSSCLVMLNLRCLGIVFDLDETLIVANTMRSFEDRIEALQRKINTESDPQRISGMIAEVKRYQDDKTILKQYVDNDQVVENGKVIKVQYESVPALSDNTPPFVRPLIRLPEKNIILTRINPLIRDTSVLVRLRPAWEELRSYLTARGRKRFEVYVCTMAERDYALEMWRLLDPESNLIQSKEVLERIVCVKSGSRKSLFDVFQNGICHPKMALVIDDRLKVWDEKDQPRVHVVPAFAPYYAPQAEANSAVPVLCVARNVACNVRGGFFKEFDEGLLQRISEVAYEDDTRDIPSPPDVSNYLVSEDDTSALNGNKDPLSSDGMAGAEVERTLKVHNVFHEDVIPASIVSSAITNLDPRILVSLQNALASSASTIPLSTSQTTASAFPNMQFPEATSLVKKFGQASPAEQSMQSSPAREEGEVPESELDPDTRRRLLILQHGQDNRDQVPGDPPFPVRPPIQVSAPRAQSHGTWFPVEEEMSPRRLTRSVPKEYPLDSEMHIDKHRPHHPSLFPNVENSIPPERTVHESHRLPKEGHGRDDRLKLNYSFSTYHSISGEENSLSRTSTTGRDFDSESGRPIPTREAPAVVLQEIAMKCGAKVEFRQALLPSMDLQFSIEAWFAGEQVGKGIGRTRREAQHEAAEGSLRHLADMYMMKRAKSDPASRQADGNRLSPASENGYFGSVYSFGNQPLPKEDPVPYATTVEPSRFPDPRFEGPKNSMGSVSALKELCMMEGLGVVFQAPPHLTTNAMQNKEVHVEVKIEGQVLGTGIGLTWDEAEIQAAERALGSLRPMLGQLTPKRPGSPRLLQGIPSKRLKSDFPRVLPRMPSSARYPKNAPAVP is encoded by the exons ATGTACAAATCAGTGGTGTTTCATGGGGAGGAGTTGTTGGGGGAGGTAGAGATTTATCTGCAACAGCTGAACAGAgatggaggagaagaagagagttGTTACCAGAGTAGAAAGGAGAAGGCCAAAATGGTGGAGAATGTGGTGAAGGAGAGAGTCAGGATTGATCACCTGTCTCTGCCCAGTGAGAGGTGCCCTCCACTTGCAGTGCTTCACACCGTTGCTGCTAGTGGGATTTGCTTCAAAATGGAGTCCAAATCCTCCCTGTCACGAGACTCGGCGCTCTCCCTTTTGCACTCCTCCTGTACCAGAGACAGCAAG ACTGCAGTGATGCCACTTGGAGAAGAGGAACTTCACTTGGTTGCCATGTACTCCCGAAATGGTGATGGAAGACATCCATGCTTTTGGGGGTTTTGTGTCCCGTCGGGACTTTATAGTTCTTGTCTTGTCATGCTTAATCTGAGGTGTCTTGGGATTGTATTTGACCTTGATGAAACACTCATTGTTGCAAATACCATGCGATCCTTCGAGGATAGGATTGAGGCTCTCCAACGCAAAATAAATACCGAGTCAGATCCGCAACGGATTTCTGGTATGATTGCAGAGGTGAAGAGGTATCAGGACGATAAGACGATTCTTAAGCAGTATGTCGACAATGATCAGGTTGTTGAGAATGGAAAAGTGATCAAAGTTCAGTATGAGAGTGTCCCCGCGTTATCTGACAACACCCCACCTTTTGTTCGTCCGCTTATACGGCTGCcagagaaaaatattattctgaCCCGCATTAATCCGCTG ATTCGCGATACAAGTGTTCTTGTAAGGTTGAGACCTGCATGGGAGGAACTTCGGAGTTACTTAACTGCTAGAGGGCGCAAGCGCTTTGAGGTTTATGTTTGCACTATGGCTGAAAGAGATTATGCTTTGGAAATGTGGAGGCTTCTTGATCCAGAGTCAAACTTGATACAGTCAAAAGAAGTTCTGGAGCGCATTGTGTGTGTTAAGTCTG GTTCAAGGAAATCACTGTTTGATGTGTTTCAAAATGGGATATGCCATCCAAAAATGGCGTTGGTGATTGATGACCGTTTGAAAGTTTGGGATGAGAAAGACCAACCTCGAGTTCATGTTGTTCCTGCATTTGCCCCATATTATGCTCCCCAAGCTGAG GCAAATAGTGCTGTTCCAGTATTGTGTGTTGCAAGAAATGTTGCTTGTAATGTTAGAGGTGGCTTTTTCAA AGAATTTGACGAGGGTCTTCTACAAAGAATTTCAGAAGTTGCATATGAAGATGACACAAGAGATATCCCTTCTCCTCCTGACGTGAGCAACTATTTAGTTTCTGAG GATGACACTTCTGCCTTGAATGGAAATAAAGATCCACTTTCTTCGGACGGAATGGCAGGTGCTGAGGTCGAAAGAACATTGAAGGTACATAATGTCTTTCATGAG GATGTAATTCCAGCTTCAATCGTGTCTTCAGCAATTACTAATTTGGATCCAAGGATACTTGTGTCTCTTCAGAATGCACTTGCATCTTCCGCAAGCACAATACCTTTGTCGACATCTCAGACAACAGCTTCTGCCTTTCCCAATATGCAGTTTCCTGAAGCTACCTCATTAGTTAAAAAATTTGGCCAGGCTAGTCCTGCAGAGCAGAGCATGCAGAGTTCGCCTGCTAGGGAAGAGGGTGAGGTGCCAGAGTCGGAATTAGATCCTGACACCAGGAGGCGGCTGCTCATATTGCAACACGGGCAAGATAATAGGGATCAAGTTCCTGGCGATCCTCCATTTCCTGTGAGACCTCCAATTCAAGTATCTGCTCCAAGGGCGCAGTCACATGGAACCTGGTTTCCGGTGGAAGAAGAGATGAGTCCTAGGCGACTAACCAGATCAGTTCCGAAAGAATATCCATTAGATTCTGAAATGCATATTGACAAGCATCGACCTCATCATCCGTCCCTTTTTCCCAATGTGGAGAATTCCATTCCTCCTGAAAGAACTGTTCATGAAAGTCATAGATTGCCAAAAGAG GGACATGGTAGAGATGACAGACTAAAGCTAAACTATTCTTTTTCCACTTATCATTCTATCTCTG GTGAGGAAAATTCTTTGAGTCGCACATCAACAACTGGTCGAGATTTCGACTCTGAATCGGGGCGACCCATACCAACTAGAGAAGCTCCAGCTGTTGTTTTACAGGAAATTGCAATGAAGTGTGGAGCAAAG GTGGAGTTCAGACAGGCTTTGCTTCCAAGCATGGATCTGCAGTTTTCTATAGAG GCTTGGTTTGCGGGAGAGCAGGTTGGCAAAGGGATTGGTAGAACAAGAAGAGAAGCCCAACACGAGGCTGCTGAAGGTTCACTGAGGCATTTGGCTG ATATGTACATGATGAAGCGGGCAAAGTCCGATCCTGCTTCCAGACAAGCAGATGGAAATCGGCTATCACCAGCAAGTGAGAATGGATATTTCGGCAGTGTTTACTCTTTTGGGAATCAGCCGTTGCCCAAAGAGGATCCTGTTCCTTATGCTACTACAGTCGAGCCATCAAGATTTCCAGACCCGAGATTTGAGGGCCCCAAAAATTCAATGGGCTCTGTTTCCGCCCTTAAAGAATTG TGCATGATGGAGGGTCTTGGTGTGGTCTTCCAAGCGCCACCACATCTGACAACAAATGCCATGCAGAATAAGGAGGTTCATGTGGAG GTCAAAATCGAGGGGCAGGTTTTGGGGACGGGAATTGGCTTGACATGGGATGAAGCTGAGATACAA GCTGCTGAGAGGGCTCTTGGATCGTTAAGGCCAATGCTCGGTCAATTAACTCCAAAACGTCCTGGCTCCCCCAG ATTGTTGCAAGGGATACCGAGTAAACGACTCAAGTCGGACTTCCCGAGAGTTTTGCCACGGATGCCCTCTTCAGCCAGATACCCCAAGAATGCCCCTGCTGTTCCCTAG
- the LOC115750347 gene encoding RNA polymerase II C-terminal domain phosphatase-like 1 isoform X3 yields the protein MYKSVVFHGEELLGEVEIYLQQLNRDGGEEESCYQSRKEKAKMVENVVKERVRIDHLSLPSERCPPLAVLHTVAASGICFKMESKSSLSRDSALSLLHSSCTRDSKTAVMPLGEEELHLVAMYSRNGDGRHPCFWGFCVPSGLYSSCLVMLNLRCLGIVFDLDETLIVANTMRSFEDRIEALQRKINTESDPQRISGMIAEVKRYQDDKTILKQYVDNDQVVENGKVIKVQYESVPALSDNTPPFVRPLIRLPEKNIILTRINPLIRDTSVLVRLRPAWEELRSYLTARGRKRFEVYVCTMAERDYALEMWRLLDPESNLIQSKEVLERIVCVKSGSRKSLFDVFQNGICHPKMALVIDDRLKVWDEKDQPRVHVVPAFAPYYAPQAEANSAVPVLCVARNVACNVRGGFFKEFDEGLLQRISEVAYEDDTRDIPSPPDVSNYLVSEDDTSALNGNKDPLSSDGMAGAEVERTLKVHNVFHEDVIPASIVSSAITNLDPRILVSLQNALASSASTIPLSTSQTTASAFPNMQFPEATSLVKKFGQASPAEQSMQSSPAREEGEVPESELDPDTRRRLLILQHGQDNRDQVPGDPPFPVRPPIQVSAPRAQSHGTWFPVEEEMSPRRLTRSVPKEYPLDSEMHIDKHRPHHPSLFPNVENSIPPERTVHESHRLPKEGHGRDDRLKLNYSFSTYHSISGEENSLSRTSTTGRDFDSESGRPIPTREAPAVVLQEIAMKCGAKVEFRQALLPSMDLQFSIEAWFAGEQVGKGIGRTRREAQHEAAEGSLRHLAEPSEKTQYVWLLWSLSVLNFFNFHLLEFFK from the exons ATGTACAAATCAGTGGTGTTTCATGGGGAGGAGTTGTTGGGGGAGGTAGAGATTTATCTGCAACAGCTGAACAGAgatggaggagaagaagagagttGTTACCAGAGTAGAAAGGAGAAGGCCAAAATGGTGGAGAATGTGGTGAAGGAGAGAGTCAGGATTGATCACCTGTCTCTGCCCAGTGAGAGGTGCCCTCCACTTGCAGTGCTTCACACCGTTGCTGCTAGTGGGATTTGCTTCAAAATGGAGTCCAAATCCTCCCTGTCACGAGACTCGGCGCTCTCCCTTTTGCACTCCTCCTGTACCAGAGACAGCAAG ACTGCAGTGATGCCACTTGGAGAAGAGGAACTTCACTTGGTTGCCATGTACTCCCGAAATGGTGATGGAAGACATCCATGCTTTTGGGGGTTTTGTGTCCCGTCGGGACTTTATAGTTCTTGTCTTGTCATGCTTAATCTGAGGTGTCTTGGGATTGTATTTGACCTTGATGAAACACTCATTGTTGCAAATACCATGCGATCCTTCGAGGATAGGATTGAGGCTCTCCAACGCAAAATAAATACCGAGTCAGATCCGCAACGGATTTCTGGTATGATTGCAGAGGTGAAGAGGTATCAGGACGATAAGACGATTCTTAAGCAGTATGTCGACAATGATCAGGTTGTTGAGAATGGAAAAGTGATCAAAGTTCAGTATGAGAGTGTCCCCGCGTTATCTGACAACACCCCACCTTTTGTTCGTCCGCTTATACGGCTGCcagagaaaaatattattctgaCCCGCATTAATCCGCTG ATTCGCGATACAAGTGTTCTTGTAAGGTTGAGACCTGCATGGGAGGAACTTCGGAGTTACTTAACTGCTAGAGGGCGCAAGCGCTTTGAGGTTTATGTTTGCACTATGGCTGAAAGAGATTATGCTTTGGAAATGTGGAGGCTTCTTGATCCAGAGTCAAACTTGATACAGTCAAAAGAAGTTCTGGAGCGCATTGTGTGTGTTAAGTCTG GTTCAAGGAAATCACTGTTTGATGTGTTTCAAAATGGGATATGCCATCCAAAAATGGCGTTGGTGATTGATGACCGTTTGAAAGTTTGGGATGAGAAAGACCAACCTCGAGTTCATGTTGTTCCTGCATTTGCCCCATATTATGCTCCCCAAGCTGAG GCAAATAGTGCTGTTCCAGTATTGTGTGTTGCAAGAAATGTTGCTTGTAATGTTAGAGGTGGCTTTTTCAA AGAATTTGACGAGGGTCTTCTACAAAGAATTTCAGAAGTTGCATATGAAGATGACACAAGAGATATCCCTTCTCCTCCTGACGTGAGCAACTATTTAGTTTCTGAG GATGACACTTCTGCCTTGAATGGAAATAAAGATCCACTTTCTTCGGACGGAATGGCAGGTGCTGAGGTCGAAAGAACATTGAAGGTACATAATGTCTTTCATGAG GATGTAATTCCAGCTTCAATCGTGTCTTCAGCAATTACTAATTTGGATCCAAGGATACTTGTGTCTCTTCAGAATGCACTTGCATCTTCCGCAAGCACAATACCTTTGTCGACATCTCAGACAACAGCTTCTGCCTTTCCCAATATGCAGTTTCCTGAAGCTACCTCATTAGTTAAAAAATTTGGCCAGGCTAGTCCTGCAGAGCAGAGCATGCAGAGTTCGCCTGCTAGGGAAGAGGGTGAGGTGCCAGAGTCGGAATTAGATCCTGACACCAGGAGGCGGCTGCTCATATTGCAACACGGGCAAGATAATAGGGATCAAGTTCCTGGCGATCCTCCATTTCCTGTGAGACCTCCAATTCAAGTATCTGCTCCAAGGGCGCAGTCACATGGAACCTGGTTTCCGGTGGAAGAAGAGATGAGTCCTAGGCGACTAACCAGATCAGTTCCGAAAGAATATCCATTAGATTCTGAAATGCATATTGACAAGCATCGACCTCATCATCCGTCCCTTTTTCCCAATGTGGAGAATTCCATTCCTCCTGAAAGAACTGTTCATGAAAGTCATAGATTGCCAAAAGAG GGACATGGTAGAGATGACAGACTAAAGCTAAACTATTCTTTTTCCACTTATCATTCTATCTCTG GTGAGGAAAATTCTTTGAGTCGCACATCAACAACTGGTCGAGATTTCGACTCTGAATCGGGGCGACCCATACCAACTAGAGAAGCTCCAGCTGTTGTTTTACAGGAAATTGCAATGAAGTGTGGAGCAAAG GTGGAGTTCAGACAGGCTTTGCTTCCAAGCATGGATCTGCAGTTTTCTATAGAG GCTTGGTTTGCGGGAGAGCAGGTTGGCAAAGGGATTGGTAGAACAAGAAGAGAAGCCCAACACGAGGCTGCTGAAGGTTCACTGAGGCATTTGGCTG AACCATCAGAAAAAACTCAGTATGTCTGGCTTCTTTGGAGCTTGAGTGtgttgaacttttttaatttccatCTCCTTGAGTTTTTCAAGTAA
- the LOC115750349 gene encoding clathrin light chain 1-like — protein MSTAFDTFGIDGDEAHAAPNPQFEDHDSSFSAYGSYSGFPSADGEVAVDRSPEIFGFEDPSSGYTQSPYDSVHVENGNGNGNGNGNVFESDDGVFASDGPVLPPPSEMQEEGFALREWRRQNAILLAEKEQREKDMRVQIILDAEDYIREFYEKRKLNVESNKTNNREREKLFLANQEKFHKEADKQYWKAIGELIPHEVPNIEKRRGKKEQEKKPGIAVIQGPKPGKPTELSRMRQILVKLKHNPPPHMIPPPPPPKDAKDGKNTKDGKEKEKEKEKEKEKDGAPTANGPPAAATPSPAKDGVNGSSSPPKEAAPSEEQLELPNA, from the exons ATGTCGACTGCGTTTGACACGTTCGGCATCGACGGCGACGAGGCGCACGCCGCCCCGAACCCGCAGTTCGAGGACCACGACAGCAGCTTCTCCGCCTACGGCAGCTACTCCGGCTTCCCCTCCGCCGACGGAGAGGTCGCCGTCGACCGATCGCCGGAGATCTTCGGGTTCGAGGACCCGAGCTCCGGGTACACGCAGTCACCCTACGACTCGGTCCACGTGGAGAACGGGAACGGGAACGGGAACGGGAACGGGAACGTCTTCGAGAGCGATGACGGAGTCTTCGCGTCGGACGGGCCGGTTCTGCCTCCGCCGAGCGAGATGCAGGAGGAAGGGTTTGCTCTGCGCGAGTGGCGGCG CCAAAATGCAATATTGCTGGCGGAGAAGGAGCAGCGGGAGAAGGATATGAGGGTCCAGATCATCCTAGATGCTGAGGATTATATACGAGAATTTTATGAGAAAAGAAAGCTGAATGTTGAAAGCAACAAGACCAACAACAGGGAGAGGGAGAAG tTATTCCTAGCTAATCAGGAGAAATTCCATAAAGAGGCAGATAAGCAGTACTGGAAGGCCATAGGAGAGCTCATCCCTCACGAGGTTCCAAATATTGAAAAGAGGCGAGGGAAGAAGGAACAGGAGAAAAAGCCAGGGATCGCCGTGATCCAGGGTCCAAAGCCTGGAAAGCCGACTGAACTCTCTAGGATGCGTCAAATACTCGTAAAACTAAAGCACAATCCACCGCCTCACATGATcccacctccaccacctcccAAGGACGCAAAAGATgggaaaaatacaaaagatgggaaggagaaggagaaggagaaggagaaggagaaagagaaggatGGCGCACCAACTGCTAATGGGCCTCCTGCGGCTGCAACACCATCCCCTGCTAAAGATGGTGTTAATGGCTCATCGAGCCCACCAAAAGAAGCTGCCCCTTCTGAGGAGCAACTCGAGCTACCGAATGCTTGA